In Paramormyrops kingsleyae isolate MSU_618 unplaced genomic scaffold, PKINGS_0.4 ups112, whole genome shotgun sequence, a genomic segment contains:
- the LOC140586979 gene encoding uncharacterized protein has translation MVMTATRRTSHDQQPDQAAQSRPVSVMAVTDDGVNPFPPSRNTKMVMTATLPTSHDHRVPALGAIYTTVDEFCRSSPSPGEGKAPTDEVPQPPHKRKAVLVTDPLDLKLDLKLDLKLDVKLDVKLGCLPSCLPGCKLEMKSTPAGPNDYPTLDQQQHVNPVTISVSPHFPQAPTVRGSFHQGDRRFGINGNKQCVANSLMAILMCKIKNVLSWSVTDLDQVLLNGDDLYSTIRDAGRIRDASGYLFVRDLPTEYTLNGVTFEIKYHDDMFVGLFGVSEYGGMRDVLMSADEAVRRVFSQFDACLFTIKVNTCALIKQGSWYVVIDSHSRREDGTSEALGRSILAYHCSLDSLLNHIAILGLSLDATGEQFEITAVSVSTESILQQHSEGNSSSVTRLDQLTSTPETGYGLWLLL, from the exons ATGGTGATGACTGCGACTCGGCGGACGAGCCACGACCAACAACCTGACCAGGCCGCACAGTCGCGGCCTGTGTCTGTCATGGCTgtgactgatgacggggttaacccATTTCCCCCCTCTCGGAATACCAAAATGGTGATGACTGCGACTTTGCCGACTAGCCATGACCACCGGGTTCCCGCCCTGGGTGCCATTTATACGACAGTTGACGAGTTTTGTAGGTCTTCTCCTTCCCCTGGTGAAGGAAAGGCACCGACGGACGAGGTACCGCAGCCCCCTCACAAAAGAAAGGCTGTTCTTGTGACGGACCCCCTTGATTTGAAACTTGATTTGAAACTTGATTTGAAACTTGATGTGAAACTTGATGTGAAACTTGGTTGCCTACCCAGTTGCCTACCCGGTTGCAAACTTGAGATGAAAAGTACCCCGGCAGGGCCAAACGATTACCCAACCCTGGATCAGCAACAGCATGTGAACCCTGTAACTATCAGTGTAtctcctcattttcctcaggcacCTACAGTTAGAGGCTCATTCCATCAAGGAGACCGACGATTTGGAATCAACGGTAACAAACAGTGTGTGGCTAATAGTTTGATGGCTATACTgatgtgtaaaataaagaatGTCTTAAGCTGGTCGGTCACAGACCTtgatcaagtgctgctgaaCGGAGACGACCTCTACAGTACCATCAGAGACGCTGGGAGAATTCGAGATGCTTCTGGGTATCTGTTTGTCAGAGATCTACCAACAGAGTACACATTGAATGGTGTTACTTTTGAAATAAAGTACCACGATGACATGTTTGTTGGATTGTTTGGTGTGAGTGAGTATGGAGGTATGCGTGATGTTCTTATGTCTGCTGATGAAGCGGTAAGAAGAGTATTCTCACAGTTTGATGCATGTCTTTTTACCATAAAAGTCAATACCTGTGCTCTCATTAAGCAAGggtcatggtatgtggtgatcgacTCGCATTCCCGACGGGAAGATGGCACAAGCGAAGCGTTGGGCAGAAGCATACTGGCTTACCACTGTAGCCTAGACTCTTTGTTGAACCACATTGCTATCCTGGGCCTGTCTTTAGATGCAACGGGGGAGcagtttgagattacagctgtgagtgtATCCACCGAAAGCATCCTGCAGCAGCATTCAGAAGGTAACTCCTCATCAGTCACCAGACTCGACCAGTTGACCAGCACACCAGAGACTGGATATG GTCTTTGGCTTTTGCTATAA
- the LOC140586977 gene encoding uncharacterized protein has protein sequence MGIYLKHCNESHYEAVTCVKRHDADGCAATCSQIATSDVPSSCRRRLERQKRRYEVSKVYKEEQLERSTKRYRENEVYRDHVKQSSICKYATDTEHRQCVKQSSICRYAIDAEHRQCVRQSSVNKYAADIEHRECVKQSSVSKYATDIEHRERVKQSSVSKYAVDIEHRERVKQSSVSKYAVDTEHRERVKQSSVSKYAVDIEHRECVKQSSVSKYAVDIEHRERVKQSSVSKYAVDIEHRERVKKSSVSKYAVDIEHRECVKQSSVSKYAVDIEHRERVKQSSVSKYAVDIEHRERVKQSSIDKYKTNTNFATAVKSRNIEKRVKEKDKRKDIGYVIEQFREKINRGPVHICSVCHRMLFKHQVVICRKDEYLRKSEGVALVALRCITDTYLHKCVDACSENCSDLRGPAGSLWICYTCHRKILHGRIPAESVTNNLALQPVPTELQCLNSLEQHLIGMHIPFMRIVSLPKGGQNGVHGPVTCVPSSVPNVAQALPRVNNDDLMIRVKLKRKLTYKGHYKYEFVHPEKIKKALVYLREHNKFYSDVQFNNDWINPLQRTEEVPADLSDIHDEEPAENNEDEDMDETLHDRQQHGMYMDTCLQPVDIAQEILDQHFDGIMSVAPAEGNNPVRLLTDESNEAKCFPVLFPKGTGTFHERRNEKLTLSRYLNTKILNADGRFAKNLDYIFYGQYLSELQQVVSNVSIAVRKGYDVWDKSTITSETLTNAESLRRMLNFDEGYKFLRPIRGTPVFWQSVQKDLFAMVRQLGIPTWFCSFSSADLRWMELMTAIFKQDGIDAQSAELEWSERCALLKNNPVTAARMFDHRFHCFLKDVIMSEAQPIGKIVDYFYRVEFQQRGSPHTHCLFWVEDAPKVGKGEDDEVAAFIDRYVTCEMPEDDDEMHEIVCSVQQHSKRHSKTCKKKGTTCRFNFPRPPSNRTFLSSHKLGNAESDGKHLKKEVAAAIMKKVKHALLNTEANYDSVDSLFDAINLNQEVFEAAYSRLTKNTSIVLKRRPCEVWVNQYNRDLLRCWNANMDIQFVVDAYSCIVYIISYISKAEREMGLLLANAQKEASQQGNLDAKEALRQLGSVFLHNREVSAQESVYRLTNMRLKEGSRKVQFIPTGEHTVRMSLPLHVIRKKAECEEEDEQNIWMNSITDRYKGRPKTEDFSEMCLARFASEYRILSKSESSSAGSIELDRKLGFVKKRTRTDAAVVRYARFSPTKDLEKYHQSILQLFLPHYFDGQLKPPPFGSYQDFYETGFVKFFGNELHSVKRVVDSNMASFEKEADVIDKAEEDLQLHGVMEDAWALICPETERERLECLASKSSVTPEMSEDRDEIPDLLPRPGRHMFQDNPCGMSRQEALALLRSLNKKQSEIFYKIRSWCLQKTRGENPEPFHVFISGPGGVGKSVLIKAVHYEASCILSKLSDNPDERHVLLTAPTGVSAYNISAATIHACFHIATDVKLPYQPLGDEKINSLRAELGNLQILIIDEISMVDHKLLSYIHGRLRQIKQTGDYSAFGNVSIVAVGDFYQLCPVKGKPLYAETKGVNLWQNHFASVELTDIMRQKDMDFAELLNRLRKRKRGDAMLEEDIAMLKRRVTGQGKDSTALHIYATNNEADLHNHLMLQKVCSDPVIIHAQDFERVAATGRLQKKAGHHAQVYKTCLSETLHVGVNARVMLLKNIDVSDGLVNGAFGTVSEVCFGTEDDFPSEIYVTFDNEAAGKSLRAKKPCLIEGLDRATRIKPEEERVGNSGAARRQFPLKLAWACTVHKVQGLTVDKAVVSLKKIFAAGQAYVALSRVTSLEGLIIEDFKESVIYAKQDIESAMQSMPAFIEPVTEVPSLCRILLHNVQGLACHLDDVKQDRRYMEADIICLTETWLYSKEDTEEIHLNGFSFYGKPRHLAYDGDNSIFAELKNQQHGGVGVYYKEHTNCSVVDLQCVNIEFLQFNVGLLKTTVSVLYRPSSYTVSIFQKNLMQLITHMDSMEGGKIIMGDFNENLFTGSTIATFMEEHGYAQLVKDATTGNGTLIDHVYAKDIVKNGICVSVMPTYFSHHECVILYCL, from the coding sequence ATGGGTATatacctgaaacattgtaatgagtcacaTTATGAGGCTGTAACTTGTGTGAAAAGGCATGATGCTGATGGTTGTGCTGCGACCTGCTCTCAGATTGCCACTTCTGATGTGCCTTCATCGTGTCGTCGGAGACTGGAACGACAGAAAAGACGGTATGAAGTAAGTAAGGtgtacaaggaggaacaacttgagagGAGCACAAAGCGCTACCGTGAGAATGAAGTGTACAGAGATCATGTGAAGCAGTCGAGCATCTGTAAGTATGCCACAGACACTGAGCATAGACAATGTGTGAAGCAGTCGAGCATCTGTAGGTATGCCATAGACGCTGAGCATAGACAATGTGTGAGACAGTCGAGTGTCAATAAATATGCTGCAGACATTGAACACCGGGAGTGTGtcaagcagtcgagtgtgagtaaatatgccacagacattgaacacagggagCGTGtcaagcagtcgagtgtgagtAAATATGCTgtagacattgaacacagggaaCGTGtcaagcagtcgagtgtgagtAAATATGCTGTAGACACTGAACACAGGGAACGTGtcaagcagtcgagtgtgagtAAATATGCTgtagacattgaacacagggaaTGTGTtaagcagtcgagtgtgagtAAATATGCTgtagacattgaacacagggaaCGTGTCAAGCAGTCGAGTGTTAGTAAATATGCTgtagacattgaacacagggaaCGTGTCAAGAAGTCGAGTGTGAGTAAATATGCTgtagacattgaacacagggaaTGTGtcaagcagtcgagtgtgagtAAATATGCTgtagacattgaacacagggaaCGTGtcaagcagtcgagtgtgagtAAATATGCTgtagacattgaacacagggaaCGTGTCAAGCAGTCAAGTATTGATAAATACAAAACGAACACCAATTTTGCTACTGCAgtaaaaagcagaaatattGAAAAACGGGTGAAAGAGAAGGACAAGAGAAAAGATATTGGGTATGTGATTGAACAGTTTAGAGAGAAAATTAATAGAGGACCTGTGCACATTTGTTCAGTGTGTCATCGAATGCTGTTTAAACATCAAGTTGTTATATGCAGGAAAGATGAGTACTTGAGAAAATCAGAAGGGGTTGCTTTAGTGGCCTTACGTTGTATCACAGATACATACTTGCACAAATGTGTAGATGCCTGTTCTGAAAATTGTAGTGATCTGAGGGGCCCTGCAGGTTCATTGTGGATTTGCTACACGTGTCACAGAAAGATTCTTCATGGGAGAATTCCAGCTGAGAGTGTCACAAACAACCTAGCCCTACAACCAGTCCCTACTGAGTTGCAATGTTTAAATTCACTGGAACAGCATCTGATTGGTATGCATATTCCTTTCATGAGGATTgtgtctttgccaaaaggtggacaaaatggtgttcatggtccGGTGACTTGCGTCCCATCTAGCGTTCCAAATGTAGCCCAAGCTTTACCGAGAGTGAACAACGATGATCTTATGATTCGCGTGAAGCTGAAGAGGAAGCTAACTTACAAAGGACactacaaatatgaatttgtgcacCCAGAAAAGATAAAGAAGGCCTTGGTGTATCTTAGAGAGCATAACAAATTTTACAGTGATGTACAGTTTAACAATGATTGGATTAATCCACTGCAGAGAACTGAAGAAGTCCCTGCTGATTTAAGTGACATACATGATGAAGAGCCTGCTGAAAATAATGAAGATGAGGACATGGATGAAACTTTGCATgatagacaacaacatggcatgtaTATGGATACGTGCCTTCAACCTGTTGACATAGCACAAGAGATCCTGGATCAGCACTTTGACGGAATAATGTCTgtggcacctgcagaaggaaacaatcCAGTGAGGCTTTTAACTGATGAGTCTAATGAggctaaatgttttccagttcTATTCCCAAAAGGCACAGGCACTTTTCACGAGAGGAGGAATGAGAAACTGACATTGTCtagatatttaaatacaaagatccttaatgcagatggacgttttgCAAAAAACTTGGACTATATTttttatgggcagtatttgtctgagcttcagcaagttgtgtcaaatgtgtccATTGCTGTGAGAAAAGGGTATGATGTCTGGGACAAAAGCACCATCACgtcagaaactttgacaaacgCGGAGTCTCTACGAAGGATGTTGAATTTTGATGAAGGCTACAAATTTCTGAGACCCatcagaggcacccctgttttttggcaaagtgttcagaaagattTGTTTGCGATGGTGagacagcttggtattcccacatggttttgctccttTTCCTCTGCCGATTTACGCTGGATGGAACTGATGACGGCAATCTTCAAACAAGATGGTATTGATGCACAAAGCGCCGAGCTAGAGTGGTCAGAAAGATGTGCCCTGTTGAAGAATAATCCCGTAACGGCCGCTAGAATGTTTGATCATCGATTTCACTGCTTCCTGAAAGATGTGATCATGTCAGAAGCGCAACCCATCGGCAAAATAGTTGACTACTTCTACAGAGTAGAATTTCAGCAACGgggatcacctcacactcactgtttgttcTGGGTGGAAGATGCACCAAAGGTTGGTAAAGGTGAGGACGACGAAGTAGCAGCTTTCATTGATCGgtatgtgacatgtgaaatgcccgaggatgatgatgaaatgcatgaaatcgtatgtagtgtacagcaacatagtaagagACACTCgaaaacatgcaagaaaaaagggacAACTTGTAGATTTAATTTCCCACGTCCACCAAGTAACAGGACATTTCTGTCATCACACAAACTTGGAAATGCTGAGTCAGATGGAAAACACCTCAAAAAAGAAGTAGCAGCGGCCATCATGAAGAAAGTGAAGCATGCTCTGCTGAACACTGAGGCCAACTATGACTCTGTtgattctttgtttgatgcaatTAATCTAAATCAAGAAGTATTTGAAGCTGCTTACTCGAGACTAACAAAGAACACTAGCATCGTTCTGAAGAGAAGACCATGTGAAGTCTGGGTGaaccaatataacagagaccTCCTACGAtgttggaatgcaaacatggacattcagtttgtggttgatgcatattcatgtattgtaTACATCATCtcctacatttccaaagctgagagagagatgggactgctcctggcaaatgctcagaaagaggcctCCCAGCAAGGCAACCTTGATGCGAAAGAAGCTCTTCGACAACTGGGCAGTGTGTTTCTGCATAATCGTGAAGTTTCAGCTCAGGAAAGTGTGtatcgtctgactaacatgaggttgaaagagggatcacgCAAAGTGCAGTTTATCCCAACTGGAGAGCATACGGTGAGAATGAGTCTTCCACTACATGTCATACGGAAGAAAGCAGAGtgtgaggaggaggatgagcagaacatttggatgaacagtatcactgaCAGATATAAAGGCAGACCAAAAACAGAAGACTTTTCAGAAATGTGCCTGGCGAGATTTGCTTCTGAATACAGAATTTTATCAAAATCTGAGAGCTCGTCTGCTGGCAGTATAGAGTTGGACAGGAAATTAGGATTCGTGAagaaaaggacacgcacagatGCAGCTGTTGTTCGGTATGCTAGGTTTTCGCCCACAAAGGACCTAGAGAAATACCATCAAAGCATTTTGCAGCTGTTCCTACCACATTATTTTGATGGCCAACTAAAACCACCTCcttttggcagttaccaggACTTCTACGAGACTGGCTTTGTGAAGTTTTTCGGTAATGAATTACATTCGGTGAAACGGGTCGTCGACTCCAATATGgcaagttttgaaaaggaagCGGATGTGATAGACAAAGCTGAGGAAGATCTACAGTTGCATGGTGTAATGGAGGATGCATGGGCACTGATCTGTCCAGAGACTGAACGTGAACGGTTGGAGTGCCTCGCCAGCAAATCCAGTGTAACACCAGAAATGAGCGAAGACcgtgatgagataccagatttgttaccGAGACCGGGTCGCCATATGTTCCAGgacaatccttgtggtatgtcAAGGCAGGAAGCTCtggctttgcttcgctcactgaaCAAGAAGCAGTCTGAGATCTTTTACAAAATAAGAAGCTGGTGTTTACAGAAGACACGTGGTGAAAAtccagaaccatttcatgtatttataTCTGGACCCGGAGGTGtgggcaagtctgtcttgatCAAAGCAGTACATTATGAGGCATCTTGTATCTTGTCAAAGTTGTCAGATAACCCGGATGAGAGGCATGTGTTGCTGACTGCTCCGACTGGGGTTAGTGCCTACAACATCAGTGCTGCGACGATACATGCCTGTTTCCACATTGCAAcggatgtgaaattgccttatcaaccacttggagatgagaagataaattcattgagagctgaactgggaaacctgcagatattgattatagatgAGATTTCAATGGTAGATCACAAACTGCTTTCGTATATTCATGGCAGATTGAGGCAAATCAAGCAAACtggagattattctgcttttggtAACGTCTCAATAGTTGCCgttggagatttctaccagctTTGTCCCGTGAAAGGGAAACCTTTGTATGCTGAGACTAAAGGTGTCaatctatggcagaatcattttgctTCAGTGGAGCTGACGGACATCATGAGACAGAAAGATATGGATTTTGCAGAGTTGCTGAATCGGctaaggaaacgcaaaaggggtgatgcaatgctAGAGGAAGACATTGCTATGCTGAAACGACGTGTGACAGGCCAAGGAAAAGACAGTACTGCCCTTCATATCTATGCGACTAATAATGAAGCCGATCTGCATAACCATCTCATGCTGCAGAAGGTATGCTCAGACCCTGTCATCATTCACGCTCAGGACTTTGAAAGGGTCGCTGCAACTGGCCGACTGCAAAAGAAAGCTGGACATCACGCACAAGTTTACAAGACGTGTCTGTCAGAAACACTTCACGTAGGTGTTAACGCACGGgtaatgctgctgaaaaacatcGATGTTTCAGACGGCctggtaaatggtgcatttggtacGGTAAGTGAGGTGTGCTTTGGTACTGAGGACGATTTCCCATCCGAAATATACGTCACGTTTGACAATGAAGCAGCTGGTAAGTCACTAAGAGCAAAGAAGCCGTGCTTAATCGAAGGGTTGGACAGAGCGACACGAATCaaaccagaggaggagagagtgggTAACAGCGGTGCAGCACGACGTCAGTTTCCATTGAAATTAGCATGGGCTTGCACAGTACACAAAGTACAAGGTCTGACTGTggataaggctgttgtatcgctgaagaagatatttgcagctggacaggCATACGTAGCGTTAAGCCGTGTGACTTCTCTGGAAGGCCTCATAATAGAAGACTTCAAGGAAAGTGTTATATACGCAAAACAGGACATTGagagtgcaatgcaaagcatgcctgcTTTTATTGAACCTGTCACTGAAGTGCCATCATTATGCCGAATTCTCCTCCACAATGTTCAAGGACTCGCATGTCACCTGGATGACGtaaagcaagacagaaggtatatggaagccgatatcatctgcttgacagagacgTGGTTATATTCAAAGGAAGACACAGAGGAGATACACCTGAATGGATTTTCATTCTATGGGAAACCGAGACATCTCGCGTACGACGGTGACAATTCAATCTTTGCCGAACTGAAGAACCAACAGCATGGTGGTGTGGGCgtgtattataaagaacataccaactgtaGCGTTGTTGATttgcagtgtgtcaacattgagttTCTCCAGTTCAATGTGGGCCTACTAAAAACAACAGTCTCTGTACTATACAGACCATCCTCGTATACTGTGTCAATCTTTCAGAAGAATCTCATGCAGTTGATCACTCACATGGACAGCATGGAAGGAGGAAAAATCATCATGggagattttaatgaaaatcttTTCACGGGAAGTACGATCGCCACTTTTATGGAGGAACATGGctatgctcaacttgtgaaagacgCGACCACTGGGAatggcactttgattgatcatgtgtatgcaAAGGACATTGTCAAAAACGGTATATGTGTTTCTGTAATGCCAACATATTTTAGCCACCATGAATGTGTTATCCTATATTGTCTGTAA